In Pyxidicoccus xibeiensis, the following proteins share a genomic window:
- a CDS encoding HNH endonuclease produces the protein MTKAVFTTSESSAYDDQPEVRYHFPRTYLRAVEAAVGDFIVYYEPRRTEGGNSSGGRQSYFAVARLLRIDEDRAKAGHYYAYVDSFLEFERAVKFSEGAHYYEARLRKADGSTNKGAFQRSVRPLSDDEFEAILHAGFMRELDAWERTATGVEEPPPVYPERPIIEQVTHRPFREASFRRRVRQAYSETCAVSGLRLINGGGRPEVQAAHIQPVVAQGPDSVRNGLALTGTVHWLFDRGLLSVGEDYRILLAKSGVPEDVGRLIHSNRQLRLPRREEWRPHPSYLKWHREHVFKG, from the coding sequence ATGACGAAGGCCGTCTTCACCACCTCGGAGAGCTCGGCGTACGACGATCAGCCCGAGGTGCGCTACCACTTCCCGAGGACGTACCTGCGGGCGGTGGAGGCCGCCGTCGGGGACTTCATCGTCTATTACGAGCCGCGCCGCACCGAGGGTGGAAACAGCAGTGGCGGTCGCCAGTCGTACTTCGCCGTCGCCAGGCTGCTTCGAATCGACGAGGACCGTGCGAAGGCGGGCCACTACTACGCCTATGTCGACTCCTTCCTCGAGTTCGAGCGCGCGGTGAAGTTCAGCGAGGGAGCGCACTACTACGAAGCCCGGCTGAGGAAGGCGGATGGGAGCACCAACAAAGGCGCATTCCAACGCTCGGTCCGTCCCCTGAGCGACGACGAGTTCGAGGCAATCCTCCACGCGGGCTTCATGCGCGAGCTGGACGCCTGGGAGCGCACCGCCACCGGCGTCGAGGAGCCACCGCCCGTCTACCCCGAGCGCCCCATCATCGAGCAGGTCACCCACCGCCCCTTCCGCGAGGCCTCCTTCCGGCGCCGCGTCCGGCAGGCCTACTCGGAGACATGCGCCGTCTCCGGCCTGCGCCTCATCAACGGCGGCGGCCGTCCCGAGGTCCAGGCGGCCCACATCCAGCCCGTGGTCGCCCAGGGGCCGGACTCCGTGCGCAACGGCCTGGCCCTGACGGGCACCGTCCACTGGCTCTTCGACCGGGGGCTGCTCTCCGTCGGGGAGGACTACCGCATCCTCCTGGCGAAGAGCGGCGTGCCCGAGGACGTCGGCCGGCTCATCCACTCCAACCGGCAGCTGCGGCTGCCCCGGCGCGAGGAGTGGCGGCCCCACCCCAGCTACCTGAAGTGGCACCGCGAGCACGTCTTCAAGGGCTGA
- the rapZ gene encoding RNase adapter RapZ, producing MTAPSKQIVVITGMSGSGKSTAIRALEDAGFFCIDNLPVLLLPKLTELAGGGHIERMALVIDVREGVFLKDAPRMLAEVRRAGHQVEVLFLDSSDDSLLRRFSETRRRHPLAPNATVAEGIKAEREELRDLREMADQVIDSSALNVHDLKRMVQARFSPEPAAGPSLSIMSFGYRYGVPPQADLVLDVRFLPNPYFVPELKGLTGKVPKVAAYVLDREETQQFLEKVVDLCRFLFPRYQKEGKAYLTVALGCTGGKHRSVAIAAELTRRLQDANTRVQLWDRDIEKE from the coding sequence GTGACCGCCCCCTCTAAGCAGATTGTCGTCATCACCGGCATGTCCGGCTCCGGCAAGTCCACCGCCATCCGGGCGCTGGAGGACGCCGGCTTCTTCTGCATCGACAACCTTCCGGTGCTGCTGCTGCCCAAGCTGACGGAGCTGGCGGGTGGTGGACACATCGAGCGCATGGCGCTGGTGATAGACGTCCGCGAGGGCGTCTTCCTCAAGGACGCGCCCCGCATGCTGGCCGAGGTGCGCCGCGCCGGACACCAGGTGGAGGTGCTCTTCCTGGACTCCAGCGACGACAGCCTCCTGCGCCGCTTCAGCGAGACGCGCCGCCGCCACCCGCTGGCGCCCAACGCCACCGTCGCCGAGGGCATCAAGGCCGAGCGCGAGGAGCTGCGCGACTTGCGCGAGATGGCGGACCAGGTCATCGACTCGTCGGCGCTGAACGTGCACGACTTGAAGCGCATGGTGCAGGCGCGCTTCAGCCCGGAGCCCGCGGCGGGGCCGAGCCTGTCGATAATGTCCTTTGGTTACCGGTACGGGGTGCCGCCGCAGGCGGACCTGGTGCTGGACGTGCGCTTTTTGCCCAACCCGTACTTCGTCCCGGAGCTGAAGGGGCTGACGGGGAAGGTGCCCAAGGTGGCCGCGTACGTGCTGGACCGCGAGGAGACGCAGCAGTTCCTGGAGAAGGTGGTGGACCTCTGCCGCTTCCTCTTCCCGCGCTACCAGAAGGAGGGGAAGGCGTACCTCACGGTGGCGCTGGGGTGCACGGGTGGCAAGCACCGCTCGGTGGCAATTGCAGCCGAGTTGACACGGCGGCTCCAGGACGCGAACACCCGCGTGCAGCTGTGGGACCGGGACATCGAGAAGGAGTAG
- the hprK gene encoding HPr(Ser) kinase/phosphatase, translating into MKSIRISQLLDDRDYDLRLTLVAGTSGLSRTVDSSRIQKPGLALAGFTEHLHPHRVQVFGNTEISYLRTLSEEKQRESLAKLFGEEDLACVVVTKELEIPSALVDACEAAGLSLMKTPLLSSDFIMRVQTFLEEALTESSSLHGVLMDVFGVGILLLGKSGIGKSEIALDLVMRAHRLVADDIVDVTRRKGAVYGAGNPVIKHHMEIRGLGIINIKDLFGVAAVREQKKIELVIELQEWDPHQEYDRLGVDDKHLQIVGVDIPLSVVPVRPGRNMATIIEVAARNQLLKLQGHHSAREFAERLNRAIAEGAMRRTLGEEVE; encoded by the coding sequence ATGAAATCCATCCGCATTTCCCAGCTCCTGGATGACCGCGACTACGACCTGCGCCTGACGCTGGTTGCCGGCACGAGCGGGCTGTCCCGCACGGTCGACTCGTCGCGCATCCAGAAGCCGGGACTGGCGCTGGCGGGCTTCACCGAGCACCTCCACCCCCACCGCGTCCAGGTCTTCGGCAACACGGAGATTTCCTACCTGCGCACGCTGTCGGAGGAGAAGCAGCGCGAGTCGCTGGCCAAGCTCTTCGGCGAAGAGGACCTGGCCTGCGTGGTGGTGACGAAGGAGCTGGAGATTCCGTCCGCCCTGGTGGACGCATGCGAGGCGGCGGGACTGTCGCTGATGAAGACGCCGCTGCTGTCCAGCGACTTCATCATGCGCGTCCAGACGTTCCTGGAGGAGGCACTGACCGAATCAAGCAGCCTGCACGGCGTCCTGATGGACGTCTTCGGCGTCGGCATCCTCCTGCTCGGCAAGAGCGGCATCGGCAAGAGCGAGATTGCCCTGGACCTGGTGATGCGGGCCCACCGTCTGGTGGCGGACGACATCGTGGACGTCACCCGCCGCAAGGGCGCCGTCTACGGGGCCGGCAACCCCGTCATCAAGCACCACATGGAGATTCGCGGCCTGGGCATCATCAACATCAAGGACCTGTTCGGGGTTGCCGCCGTCCGCGAGCAGAAGAAGATTGAACTCGTCATCGAGTTGCAGGAGTGGGACCCGCATCAGGAGTACGACCGGCTGGGGGTGGACGACAAGCACCTGCAGATTGTGGGAGTGGACATCCCGCTGTCGGTCGTCCCCGTCCGTCCGGGCCGCAACATGGCGACCATCATCGAGGTGGCCGCGCGCAACCAGTTGCTGAAGTTGCAGGGCCACCACTCGGCGCGAGAGTTCGCCGAGCGACTCAACCGCGCCATCGCCGAAGGGGCGATGCGCCGCACCCTGGGAGAAGAGGTCGAGTGA
- a CDS encoding glycosyltransferase family protein, protein MPTVPTPAPTAGAPLLAASTEPRLARALLGAVLVAGAAFRIHWALNDEGMYWPDEVYQSLEPAHRLVYGYGLVAWEFIEGARNWVLPGLVAGVLGLARLFGGTEPGVYLDVTKVFFGLVGVASAWGSWRLARAHGASELAAAAGAALFALAAVPIYFAPRALSENASALPVVLGLALALPKGASRRALGAGASLLGLAVLLRLQNGIFCVGLLGVLAAQRRWRPAGEALAVLAGWALAYGLLDWLTWGRWFHSALVYLDFNVLRDGASAWGTAPFSYYGRVLFKGMGAVSLLAGALALLAARRAPGLLAVAALFFVLHALQPHKELRFLVPVLPLFAALAAVGLDSVLEGLGARTPRAMAALAVVAVATASGLGAGRLTFGDVGQYEDSRPRVSAWDDSGDVNRLLLAASERRDLCGLKIEVAHLAWTGGYSYLHQPVPLYSHNGPSRESGLYSHVITVPEHAPGEVVARSGPLVLARLRDGCAPDPGYAWRLP, encoded by the coding sequence GTGCCGACCGTCCCTACCCCCGCTCCCACTGCCGGAGCCCCCCTTCTGGCGGCCTCCACCGAGCCCCGTCTCGCCCGGGCCCTGCTGGGGGCAGTCCTGGTGGCGGGGGCCGCCTTCCGGATTCATTGGGCCCTCAACGATGAGGGGATGTACTGGCCGGACGAGGTCTACCAGAGCCTGGAGCCGGCGCACCGGCTCGTCTACGGGTACGGCCTGGTCGCCTGGGAGTTCATCGAGGGGGCCCGCAACTGGGTGCTCCCCGGGCTGGTGGCGGGGGTGCTGGGGCTCGCCCGCCTGTTCGGTGGGACGGAGCCCGGCGTCTACCTGGACGTCACCAAGGTCTTCTTCGGCCTCGTGGGGGTGGCGAGCGCCTGGGGCAGCTGGCGGCTGGCCCGGGCCCACGGGGCGTCGGAGCTGGCGGCGGCGGCGGGGGCGGCCCTCTTCGCCCTGGCGGCGGTGCCCATCTACTTCGCCCCCCGCGCCCTGAGTGAGAATGCCTCCGCCCTGCCGGTGGTGCTGGGGCTGGCGCTGGCCCTGCCCAAGGGGGCCTCGCGGCGGGCGCTGGGGGCCGGGGCGTCCCTGCTGGGGCTGGCGGTGCTGCTGCGCCTGCAGAATGGAATCTTCTGCGTGGGCCTCCTGGGGGTGCTCGCGGCGCAGCGGCGGTGGCGCCCGGCGGGCGAGGCCCTGGCGGTGCTGGCCGGGTGGGCGCTGGCCTACGGGCTGCTCGACTGGCTCACCTGGGGGCGCTGGTTCCACTCGGCGCTCGTCTACCTGGACTTCAACGTGCTGCGGGACGGGGCCTCCGCGTGGGGCACCGCGCCCTTCAGCTACTACGGCCGCGTCCTCTTCAAGGGCATGGGGGCCGTGTCCCTCCTGGCGGGCGCGCTGGCGCTGCTGGCCGCGCGCCGGGCCCCGGGCCTGCTGGCCGTCGCCGCCCTCTTCTTCGTCCTGCACGCGCTCCAGCCGCACAAGGAGCTGCGCTTCCTGGTGCCCGTGCTGCCCCTCTTCGCCGCGCTGGCGGCCGTGGGGCTGGACTCGGTGCTGGAGGGCCTGGGCGCCCGGACTCCGAGGGCCATGGCGGCGCTGGCGGTGGTGGCCGTGGCGACCGCGTCCGGGCTGGGCGCCGGGCGCCTCACCTTCGGGGACGTGGGCCAGTACGAGGACTCGCGGCCCCGGGTGAGCGCCTGGGACGACTCGGGGGACGTCAACCGGCTGCTGCTGGCCGCCAGCGAGCGCAGGGACCTGTGCGGGCTGAAGATTGAGGTCGCCCACCTGGCGTGGACGGGAGGCTACAGCTACCTCCACCAGCCGGTGCCGCTGTACTCCCACAACGGGCCGTCCCGGGAGTCAGGCCTGTACAGCCACGTCATCACCGTGCCCGAGCATGCGCCGGGCGAGGTGGTGGCCCGCTCCGGCCCCCTGGTGCTGGCCCGCCTGCGCGACGGCTGCGCGCCGGACCCGGGCTACGCGTGGCGGCTTCCGTGA
- a CDS encoding histidine triad nucleotide-binding protein produces the protein MSDCLFCKIRDGLIPARVVYRDDTCLAFEDINPQAPTHLLFIPLKHIATVNDITSEDREAVGHLFTAAAKVAQQRGHADSGYRVVMNTQRDAGQTVFHIHLHMLAGRPLLWPPG, from the coding sequence ATGTCCGACTGCCTCTTCTGCAAGATTCGCGATGGCCTCATCCCGGCCCGGGTGGTGTACCGCGACGACACCTGCCTGGCCTTCGAGGACATCAATCCCCAGGCGCCCACACACCTGCTCTTCATCCCGCTCAAGCACATCGCCACGGTGAACGACATCACCTCGGAGGACCGGGAGGCGGTGGGACACCTCTTCACCGCCGCCGCCAAGGTGGCCCAGCAGCGCGGCCACGCCGACAGTGGCTACCGGGTGGTGATGAACACCCAGCGCGACGCCGGGCAGACGGTGTTCCACATCCACCTGCACATGCTAGCGGGGCGCCCGCTGCTGTGGCCGCCAGGCTGA
- a CDS encoding YoaK family protein — protein MPFSSQSSPRNRRAYTLLSLLLAGVAGSVNATGFVALGLHTSHMSGNMAMMGESIAARDWGMATLGAQVLLSFLAGAVAATALLEASRHRSRGRHAPALLLEAIILGGIGLWLVSAPARREPTVMWCLSFAMGLQNALVTRVSGAVVRTTHMTGVLTDIGIQLVQMFAWVRDGARGHGVRGVLRQVRELPSAIQFERTRLHLGLAFAFLFGCTTGPLLFLQYGPAMLGLPCAVLMLLVALDVSPAAQPETGVTPRA, from the coding sequence ATGCCTTTCAGTTCGCAATCCTCGCCTCGCAACCGCCGCGCCTACACGCTGCTGTCCCTGCTGCTCGCGGGCGTGGCGGGCTCGGTGAACGCCACGGGCTTCGTGGCGCTCGGGCTCCACACGTCCCACATGTCCGGGAACATGGCCATGATGGGCGAGTCGATTGCCGCGCGGGACTGGGGCATGGCCACGCTGGGGGCGCAGGTGCTGCTGTCGTTCCTGGCGGGGGCGGTGGCCGCGACGGCGCTGCTCGAGGCCTCGCGCCACCGCTCGCGGGGACGTCATGCGCCGGCGCTGCTGCTGGAGGCCATCATCCTGGGCGGCATCGGCCTGTGGCTCGTGTCCGCGCCGGCCCGGCGCGAGCCGACCGTCATGTGGTGCCTGTCCTTCGCCATGGGGCTGCAGAACGCGCTCGTCACCCGGGTGTCCGGCGCGGTGGTGCGCACCACGCACATGACGGGCGTCCTCACCGACATCGGCATCCAGCTGGTGCAGATGTTCGCCTGGGTGCGTGACGGCGCCCGGGGCCACGGGGTGCGCGGCGTGCTGCGGCAGGTGCGCGAGCTGCCCTCCGCCATCCAGTTCGAGCGCACCCGGCTGCACCTGGGGCTCGCCTTCGCCTTCCTCTTCGGGTGCACCACCGGCCCGCTGCTCTTCCTCCAGTACGGCCCGGCCATGCTGGGGCTGCCGTGCGCGGTGCTGATGCTGCTGGTGGCGCTCGACGTGAGCCCCGCCGCCCAGCCCGAGACGGGCGTCACGCCGCGCGCCTGA
- a CDS encoding spermidine synthase, which produces MFRYALAIFTSAFLLFGVQPLAGRYALPWYGGTPGVWTACMLFFQVALLGGYAYAHGLASRLAPRTQARVHLGVLAVAVAVLGARALWAGSPVAPGPEWRPVGTELPVPRLLAMLAATIGLPFFVLSTTGPLLQSWFARARPGRSPYPLYALSNVGSLLALLGYPFLVEPWVGRGAQAWGWGVGFVLFAGACAVCAVDVLRSGGAASVAGAAAGALADAQAVPVDTSAAGATAAGAQGVDVAPEPRPDVRQTLKWLGLSACASVLLLATTNQLSQDVAAGPFLWVLPLAVYLVTFILAFARESFYSRALCGVLLIASGAGVAHAQTAGPHTPLAVQLIAYSTALFAGCMVCHGELYRLRPSPRHLSAFYLWVSAGGVLGGLFVSVAATALFHAYWEYPLALGVCCVVSLVGMARPAADESRSLRIRRMLRGAMLAIVAGNLVLTVGQEAGRARYNARNFFGVVRVMEQNADDPAAHFYSLRHGAITHGWQYVAPERRSRPTTYFTEESGLGLAIAEQRRLREAVGQPAGLRVGVLGLGVGTSAALLAAGDYGRFYEINPAVISLAEGEGGYFSYLRDSPGRVEVVEGDARISLEQELERGEPQRFDVLALDTFSSDAVPVHLLTREAVALYREHLAPHGVLALHISNVHLDLVPVTLAHARTLGLHAAYVLQETKGDALRSNWMLLSPDREFSWGPSFTNASVRVRRLGLRGEPDFTWTDELSSVLRVLRRDGPSDNVKDVEAPSGPPGPGRVAGPAAD; this is translated from the coding sequence ATGTTCCGATACGCCCTGGCCATCTTCACCAGCGCCTTCCTGCTGTTCGGTGTGCAGCCGCTGGCCGGGCGCTATGCGCTGCCGTGGTACGGCGGCACGCCCGGCGTGTGGACGGCGTGCATGCTCTTCTTCCAGGTGGCGCTGCTGGGCGGGTACGCCTACGCGCACGGGCTCGCGTCCCGGCTGGCGCCGCGCACGCAGGCGCGGGTGCACCTGGGCGTGCTCGCGGTGGCGGTGGCGGTGCTGGGCGCGCGCGCGCTGTGGGCGGGCTCTCCGGTGGCGCCCGGGCCGGAGTGGCGGCCGGTGGGGACGGAGCTGCCCGTGCCCCGGCTGCTGGCGATGCTGGCGGCCACCATCGGCCTGCCGTTCTTCGTGCTGAGCACCACCGGGCCGCTGCTGCAGTCCTGGTTCGCCCGCGCGCGGCCGGGCCGCTCGCCGTATCCCCTCTACGCGCTGTCCAACGTGGGCTCGCTGCTGGCGCTGCTGGGCTACCCGTTCCTCGTGGAGCCGTGGGTGGGGCGCGGCGCACAGGCGTGGGGCTGGGGCGTGGGCTTCGTCCTCTTCGCCGGGGCGTGCGCGGTGTGCGCCGTGGATGTGCTGCGCAGCGGGGGAGCGGCTTCCGTCGCGGGTGCGGCGGCGGGGGCCCTGGCGGATGCGCAGGCCGTGCCCGTGGACACCTCGGCGGCAGGCGCTACGGCTGCCGGGGCGCAGGGCGTGGACGTGGCGCCGGAGCCCCGCCCCGACGTCCGCCAGACGCTGAAGTGGCTGGGGCTCAGCGCGTGTGCCTCCGTGCTGCTGCTGGCCACGACGAACCAGCTCTCGCAGGACGTGGCGGCGGGGCCCTTCCTCTGGGTGCTGCCGCTGGCCGTCTACCTCGTCACCTTCATCCTCGCCTTCGCGCGCGAGTCCTTCTACTCGCGCGCCCTGTGCGGAGTGCTGCTCATCGCCTCGGGGGCGGGGGTGGCGCACGCGCAGACGGCCGGGCCGCATACGCCGCTCGCCGTGCAGCTCATCGCGTACTCCACGGCCCTCTTCGCCGGCTGCATGGTGTGCCACGGCGAGCTGTACCGGCTCCGGCCCTCGCCGCGCCACCTGAGCGCCTTCTACCTGTGGGTGTCCGCCGGAGGCGTCCTGGGCGGGCTCTTCGTCAGCGTCGCGGCCACCGCCCTCTTCCACGCCTACTGGGAGTACCCGCTGGCGCTGGGCGTGTGCTGCGTCGTGTCCCTGGTGGGCATGGCGCGCCCGGCCGCGGACGAGTCACGGAGCCTGCGCATCCGGCGCATGCTGCGCGGGGCGATGCTCGCCATCGTCGCGGGGAACCTGGTGCTCACCGTGGGCCAGGAGGCGGGCCGCGCGCGCTACAACGCCCGCAACTTCTTCGGCGTGGTGCGCGTCATGGAGCAGAACGCGGACGACCCGGCGGCGCACTTCTACAGCCTGCGCCATGGCGCCATCACCCACGGCTGGCAGTACGTCGCCCCCGAGCGCCGCTCGCGGCCCACCACCTACTTCACCGAGGAGTCCGGCCTGGGCCTCGCCATCGCCGAGCAGCGCCGGCTGCGCGAGGCGGTGGGCCAGCCCGCGGGCCTGCGGGTGGGCGTGCTGGGGCTGGGCGTGGGCACCAGCGCCGCGCTGCTCGCGGCCGGGGACTACGGCCGCTTCTACGAAATCAACCCGGCCGTCATCTCCCTGGCGGAAGGCGAGGGTGGCTACTTCAGCTACCTGCGCGACAGCCCCGGGCGCGTGGAGGTGGTGGAGGGCGACGCGCGCATCTCCCTGGAGCAGGAGCTGGAGCGCGGCGAGCCCCAGCGCTTCGACGTGCTGGCGCTGGACACCTTCTCCTCGGACGCCGTCCCGGTGCACCTGCTCACGCGCGAGGCGGTGGCCCTCTACCGCGAGCACCTGGCGCCGCATGGCGTGCTGGCGCTGCACATCAGCAACGTCCACCTGGACCTCGTCCCCGTGACGCTGGCGCACGCGCGAACGCTGGGCCTGCACGCGGCCTACGTCCTCCAGGAGACGAAGGGGGACGCGCTGCGCAGCAACTGGATGCTGCTGAGCCCGGACCGCGAGTTCTCCTGGGGCCCCAGCTTCACCAACGCCAGCGTGCGGGTGCGCCGCCTGGGCCTTCGCGGCGAGCCGGACTTCACCTGGACGGACGAGCTGAGCAGCGTGCTGCGGGTGCTCCGGCGCGACGGCCCCTCGGACAACGTCAAGGACGTGGAGGCGCCCTCCGGGCCTCCGGGGCCTGGCCGCGTGGCCGGGCCCGCGGCGGACTGA
- a CDS encoding carbon starvation CstA family protein, with protein sequence MSLPLIAAVFLVLLAFGYRFYGSFIARQFRLDGAATTPAHTRQDGVDFVPTKPFYLLGQHFSAIAAAGPIAGPILAAQQFGWLPALLWIAVGSVFIGAMHDFATLVASVRHGAVSIAEVVRSHLGPTAGLAMLAFIWVALVYVIVAFTDATAATFVSGDAELEGLTFRFNPGGAVAFASIAYLLLAMVMGLVDRFLKPPLWLQTLIFVPATLGVVWLGTRFSTLLVMDAKSWAALILAYCFVASLTPVWLLLQPRGYLGGFVLYAALAVGVVGIFYGGFTGEVSIQQPAFAGFNVPGATGALFPFLFVTIACGACSGFHGLVCSGTTSKQIDKEPHCKPVGYGAMLLEGFVALIALATVMIATRGELTGKAPGAVYGAGLGRFIVTVLGKEYLVIATTFGAMAFSTFVFDTLDVSTRLGRYILQELSGRKGKLAAMVGTAVTCGVPLAFVLLAGGGAWRSFWTLFGTSNQLLASLSLLGICVWLKRTSRPYIYALVPMIFVGAVTLSSLVLQIREALLPGSATAARVNGVVAVVLLALALSLFTAGARALLSRGSGPQAAAPAV encoded by the coding sequence ATGAGTCTGCCCCTGATAGCCGCCGTGTTCCTCGTGCTGCTGGCCTTTGGCTACCGCTTCTACGGGAGCTTCATCGCGCGGCAGTTCCGGCTGGATGGGGCGGCCACCACGCCCGCGCACACCCGGCAGGACGGCGTGGACTTCGTGCCCACGAAGCCCTTCTACCTGCTGGGGCAGCACTTCAGCGCCATCGCCGCGGCGGGCCCCATCGCCGGGCCCATCCTCGCGGCGCAGCAGTTCGGCTGGCTGCCCGCGCTGCTGTGGATTGCGGTGGGCTCGGTGTTCATCGGAGCCATGCATGACTTCGCCACGCTGGTGGCCAGCGTGCGGCACGGCGCCGTCTCCATCGCGGAGGTGGTGCGCAGCCACCTCGGGCCCACGGCGGGCCTGGCCATGCTGGCCTTCATCTGGGTGGCGCTCGTCTACGTCATCGTCGCCTTCACGGACGCCACCGCCGCGACGTTCGTCAGCGGCGACGCGGAGCTGGAGGGGCTCACCTTCCGCTTCAACCCCGGCGGCGCGGTGGCCTTCGCCTCCATCGCCTATCTGTTGTTGGCCATGGTGATGGGGCTGGTGGACCGCTTCCTCAAGCCGCCCTTGTGGCTGCAGACGCTCATCTTCGTGCCGGCCACGCTGGGCGTGGTGTGGCTGGGGACGCGCTTCTCCACGCTGCTGGTGATGGACGCGAAGAGCTGGGCGGCGCTCATCCTCGCCTACTGCTTCGTGGCGTCGCTCACGCCCGTCTGGCTGCTGCTGCAGCCGCGAGGCTACCTGGGCGGCTTCGTCCTCTACGCGGCGCTGGCGGTGGGCGTGGTGGGCATCTTCTACGGAGGCTTCACCGGCGAGGTGTCCATCCAGCAGCCGGCCTTCGCGGGCTTCAACGTGCCCGGCGCCACGGGCGCGCTGTTCCCCTTCCTCTTCGTGACGATTGCCTGCGGCGCGTGCTCGGGCTTCCACGGGCTGGTGTGCTCGGGCACCACGTCGAAGCAGATAGACAAGGAGCCGCACTGCAAGCCGGTGGGCTACGGGGCCATGCTGCTGGAGGGCTTCGTGGCCCTCATCGCGCTGGCCACGGTGATGATTGCCACCAGGGGCGAGCTGACGGGCAAGGCCCCGGGCGCGGTGTACGGCGCCGGGCTGGGGCGCTTCATCGTCACGGTGCTGGGCAAGGAGTACCTGGTCATCGCCACCACCTTCGGGGCCATGGCCTTCTCCACCTTCGTGTTCGACACGCTGGACGTGTCCACGCGGCTGGGGCGCTACATCCTCCAGGAGCTGTCGGGCCGGAAGGGGAAGCTGGCCGCGATGGTGGGCACGGCGGTGACGTGCGGCGTGCCGCTGGCCTTCGTCCTCCTCGCGGGCGGCGGGGCGTGGCGCTCCTTCTGGACGCTGTTCGGCACGTCGAACCAGCTGCTGGCGTCGCTGTCGCTGCTGGGCATCTGCGTGTGGCTGAAGCGCACGAGCCGGCCGTACATCTACGCGCTGGTGCCCATGATTTTCGTGGGGGCCGTCACGCTCTCCAGCCTGGTGCTCCAGATACGCGAGGCCCTGCTGCCGGGCAGCGCCACCGCGGCGCGCGTCAACGGCGTGGTGGCCGTGGTACTGCTGGCGCTGGCCCTGTCCCTGTTCACCGCGGGCGCCCGGGCCCTGCTCTCCCGGGGCAGTGGTCCCCAGGCCGCCGCGCCCGCCGTCTGA
- a CDS encoding ABC transporter ATP-binding protein → MEPLLVTRALLAGYGPRPVLHGVDCEVRPGELWAVLGPNGTGKSTLLRAVLGVGPWVRGEVRLLGQERAAWSPRELARRVAWVPQTIESAEGFSGLELVLMGRNPHLGLWGLPSEKDVALARAVLEELGVASLADRPGDALSGGERRMLLLARGLVQAPELLLLDEPTAFLDVAHQVGTLARVRARVDAGLGAVAVLHDVNLAAAFATHVLLLRDGQVLARGPVDTVLERGALESLYGLPMETALSPSGARLFAPRAPAR, encoded by the coding sequence GTGGAGCCGCTGCTCGTCACCCGGGCGCTGCTCGCGGGCTACGGGCCGCGTCCGGTGCTGCATGGCGTGGACTGCGAGGTGCGCCCCGGAGAGCTGTGGGCGGTGCTCGGGCCCAACGGCACGGGCAAGAGCACGCTGTTGCGCGCGGTGCTGGGCGTGGGCCCCTGGGTGCGTGGCGAGGTGCGGCTGCTGGGGCAGGAGCGCGCCGCCTGGTCACCGCGCGAGCTGGCCCGCAGGGTGGCGTGGGTGCCGCAGACCATCGAATCGGCCGAGGGCTTCAGCGGGCTGGAGCTGGTGCTGATGGGCCGCAACCCGCACCTGGGGCTGTGGGGCCTGCCCTCCGAGAAGGACGTGGCGCTGGCGCGCGCGGTGCTGGAGGAGCTGGGCGTCGCGTCCCTGGCGGACCGCCCCGGCGATGCGCTCTCCGGGGGCGAGCGGCGCATGCTGCTGCTGGCCCGCGGGCTGGTGCAGGCGCCGGAGCTGCTGCTGCTCGACGAGCCCACCGCCTTCCTGGACGTGGCCCACCAGGTGGGCACGCTGGCCCGCGTGCGCGCCCGGGTGGACGCGGGCCTGGGCGCGGTGGCGGTGCTGCACGACGTCAACCTCGCCGCTGCCTTCGCCACCCACGTGCTGCTGCTGCGGGACGGGCAGGTGCTCGCCAGGGGGCCCGTGGACACCGTGCTGGAGCGCGGCGCCCTGGAGTCCCTCTACGGCCTGCCCATGGAGACGGCGCTCTCGCCCTCGGGCGCGCGCCTCTTCGCGCCCCGGGCCCCGGCGCGCTGA